A single region of the Xiphophorus maculatus strain JP 163 A chromosome 3, X_maculatus-5.0-male, whole genome shotgun sequence genome encodes:
- the cep162 gene encoding centrosomal protein of 162 kDa isoform X5, which translates to MGFFFRFSPQLRRIITMSYRRTKEELDAEFEKFLKESVSDDSVDLSSPDKQPKTRSSQKSSEKPTVSWWQDDENSSGESSKTPGGNKSAMGLDTLEEEEEKARFFAQIEAGASSAIDYSKMNRELDSSHSTFATELRKENGPAVEPSAAAVPVGESSGRRAVLTNNPVRDSGFPHHFFLSAHSGSPQYSEDFEDEDGIKESQTKNSKLSPALVREDEGRTDKPVSPPSLPQHAQQSLQPFSTNDSDLPTEEELMRPIRAEDHTRGFTLQPVSQELRMFPRVTPSELDLEQPGQSHSRTTEPLDLDLTSSIRKEVGRLMQEQNKHFPQTLSLVGNAKKKTTSKGSSVIRSCMLSERKLPLAPSRGRFGDSKAAGKMSKAAPPKAPRSTNKSTKKQEQDSGGAAAETGVRISSELVASVQSLVAVLEQQMSSLHHAVPQDCSCTQAPPQVAVRQQFTTDSSVIEALRAQLVHKEKELQMMKDDAEEVNSLRQQNYLLQSKLRSAEEASQRGWLEAANPGAEDKIQLIEKEMKEQEMLIKGYQQENEKLYVEMKAEHSRSKANQDAMFNENQELLSQLAVTREQLRRSSRPVSNVCAMDHTKRISDLLAQINIHQQNEARLCEENSRLEQEKQSLQVELQLIKQEQQLAKAQAFSISGGDEMSELQSLQQQHREEVAAFKSKLQWFAENQELLDRDAGRLKAATAEIVQLKEQVENLKREVGKRSSDVQRKARDRPADTKKMQDLQRQVKELEQILRSRNPNSLPALIYAAATAAGGEVTSSGTHPPSTVNVLLERRIQQLESELESHDQEAKRTLRAIEQQFHQIKLRYEQQICELEQQLEQRQPPAAAATVVEAGSDAWISKCQGLEKELRHIKDRHQQKDKHLQDQIESLQQQLKHKAQPSPGRHQRQAEVALGGRIKWLNQELATKRRTIQELSRMVERLQREPRSMPSMPCQRSESHSAESRAQESAAAADGSTQAGRFPGAQYEKTYQPSVFTGSHVSELQQENEALSRRVELFQLQSEQKKEELKANAVQAKEELFRLKEEFAEQLSCVKAEHLRVLKHLQATHALEHSSSKVSELSNKLNNQEIAMKRLQQQLKELQECKEALSISRRREEALQKQLTKLLQELKEAKEAQSSEVKLLSSLERKIISMELRHEHRKKELRQVIAETFQMSTEDLQSEVERWRRLAQDKSSELDTFRSELDSILDILRHLQKHGAVLPALKPGRTACLL; encoded by the exons ATGGGATTCTTTTTCAGGTTCAGTCCACAACTGAGGAGGATTATTACAATGTCTTACAGACGGACTAAGGAAGAGCTGGATGCTGAGTTTGAGAAGTTCCTGAAAGAG TCTGTTTCAGATGACTCGGTGGATTTAAGCAGCCCTGACAAGCAGCCCAAAACTAGAAGCAGCCAGAAATCCAGTGAGAAACCGACAGTTTCATGGTGGCAAGATGATGAAAACAGCAGTGGTG aATCATCAAAGACACCAGGTGGGAACAAGAGCGCTATGGGCCTGGACACActagaggaagaggaggagaaagccAGGTTCTTTGCACAGATAGAGGCAGGAGCTTCATCAGCTATAGATTATTCCAAAATGAACAGAGAGCTGGATTCAAGCCATTCTACCTTTGCCACTGAGCTCAG GAAAGAGAATGGGCCAGCAGTGGAGCCTTCTGCTGCAGCAGTACCTGTGGGAGAGTCTTCAGGTAGGAGGGCAGTTCTGACGAACAACCCTGTTAGAGACTCTGGGTTTCCTCAtcacttttttctctcagcCCACTCTGGCTCCCCACAATACAGTGAAGATTTTGAAGATGAGGATGGCATAAAAGAGTCGCAAACGAAG AACTCTAAATTGTCCCCAGCTCTTGTAAGAG AGGATGAAGGGAGGACCGACAAGCCAGTCTCTCCACCGTCTCTTCCTCAGCATGCTCAGCAGTCTCTGCAGCCTTTTTCTACCAACGACTCAG ACTTGCCCACAGAAGAGGAGCTGATGAGGCCCATACGAGCAGAAGACCACACCAGAGGCTTTACTCTGCAGCCTGTCAG TCAGGAACTGAGGATGTTCCCACGTGTGACTCCATCAGAGCTGGACCTGGAGCAGCCTGGACAGAGCCACTCTAGAACCACAGAACCACTCGACCTTGATCTGACCTCCAGTATCAGGAAGGAAGTGGGAAGACTGATGCAGGAacagaataaacattttccCCAAACTCTCTCACTGGTTGgcaacgcaaaaaaaaaaaca ACATCCAAGGGCTCCTCTGTGATTCGTTCCTGCATGCTGTCTGAAAGGAAGCTTCCTCTTGCTCCATCCAGAGGCAGGTTCGGGGACAGCAAGGCAGCTGGGAAGATGAGCAAAGCTGCTCCACCCAAAGCCCCCCGCTCAACAaacaaatccacaaaaaaacaagaacaagatAGCGGTGGTGCTGCAG CAGAGACAGGTGTGAGGATAAGCAGTGAGCTGGTGGCGTCCGTTCAGTCCCTGGTGGCTGTCCTCGAGCAGCAGATGAGCAGTCTCCATCATGCTGTGCCTCAGGACTGCAGCTGTACACAAGCCCCTCCTCAGGTCGCAGTAAGACAACAATTCACCACA GACAGTTCTGTGATTGAGGCATTAAGAGCACAGCTGGTCCACAAGGAAAAGGAGTTGCAGATGATGAAGGATGATGCTGAGGAGGTCAACTCACTGAGACAACAGAACTACCTGCTGCAGAGCAAG CTGCGCAGTGCAGAGGAAGCCAGTCAGAGGGGATGGCTGGAGGCTGCAAATCCTGGCGCTGAGGACAAAATCCAGCTAATagagaaagaaatgaaggaGCAGGAGATGCTCATCAAAGGTTACCAGCAG GAAAATGAGAAGCTGTATGTAGAGATGAAGGCTGAGCACAGCAGGAGTAAAGCCAATCAGGACGCCATGTTTAATGAGAACCAGGAGCTGCTCAGCCAGCTGGCTGTCACCAG GGAGCAGCTGAGAAGAAGCTCCAGGCCTGTGAGCAACGTGTGTGCAATGGATCACACTAAACGCATCTCTGACTTGTTGGCTCAAATCAACATCCACCAG cagaaCGAGGCCAGACTATGTGAGGAGAACAGCAGGCTGGAGCAGGAGAAGCAGTCCCTGCAGGTGGAGCTGCAGCTGataaaacaggagcagcagTTGGCCAAAGCGCAGGCCTTCTCCATCTCAG GGGGAGATGAGATGTCTGAGCTGCAgagcctgcagcagcagcacagggaGGAGGTGGCAGCTTTCAAGAGTAAGCTGCAGTGGTTTGCAGAGAaccaggagctgctggacagAGATGCTGGCCGGCTAAAAGCAGCAACAGCTGAGATAGTCCAACTCAAAGAACAG GTGGAAAACCTGAAGAGGGAAGTAGGCAAAAGAAGCAGCGATGTGCAGAGAAAGGCCAGAGACAGACCTGCAGACACAAAGAAAATGCAGGATCTGCAGCGGCAG GTGAAGGAATTGGAGCAGATCCTGAGAAGCAGGAACCCAAACTCTCTACCAGCCCTCATCTATGCTGCAGCCACGGCCGCTGGCGGGGAGGTCACCTCCAGCGGGACGCACCCTCCCAGCACAGTCAACGTTCTTCTGGAGCGCAGGATTCAGCAGCTGGAATCTGAGCTGGAAAGTCACGATCAAGAGGCCAAGCGAACCCTGAGGGCCATAGAGCAACAGTTCCACCAGATTAAG CTGCGCTACGAGCAACAGATATGTGAactggagcagcagctggaaCAAAGACAGCCGCCCGCAGCAGCGGCCACGGTGGTGGAGGCAGGGTCAGATGCATGGATATCTAAATGTCAGGGTCTGGAAAAGGAGCTGCGGCATATAAAGGACAGACACcagcagaaagacaaacatcTGCAGGACCAGATAGagtctctgcagcagcagctcaaacACAAG GCACAGCCGAGTCCAGGGCGACACCAGCGCCAAGCTGAGGTGGCGTTAGGAGGCCGGATCAAGTGGCTGAACCAGGAGCTGGCCACTAAGAGACGCACCATTCAGGAGCTGAGCCGGATGGTAGAGAGGCTGCAGAGGGAGCCCAGGAGCATGCCGTCTATGCCCTGCCAGCGATCAGAGAGCCATTCAGCAGAGAGCAGAGCTCAGgaatctgctgctgcagcagatggCAGCACACAGGCAGGAAGGTTTCCTGGAGCTCAGTATGAGAAGACCTACCAGCCGTCTGTGTTCACAG GAAGCCAtgtctctgagctgcagcaaGAGAACGAGGCTCTGAGTCGGCGTGTGGAACTGTTCCAGCTGCAGAGTGAGCAGAAGAAGGAGGAACTGAAGGCCAACGCTGTTCAGGCAAAGGAGGAGCTGTTCAG GCTGAAAGAAGAATTTGCAGAGCAGCTCTCCTGTGTGAAGGCTGAACACCTCAGGGTGCTGAAGCATCTGCAAGCCACCCATGCCCTGGAGCACTCATCCTCCAAGGTTTCAGAACTGAGCAATAAGCTCAACAACCAGGAG ATAGCAATGAAacgcctgcagcagcagctgaaggagctgcaggaatGTAAAGAGGCTCTCTCCATCTCCAGGCGCAGAGAAGAAGCTCTGCAGAAGCAG TTAACCAAACTGCTGCAGGAGCTGAAGGAAGCTAAAGAAGCTCAGAGCTCTGAGGTGAAACTTCTGAGCAGTCTGGAGAGGAAGATCATTAGCATGGAGCTCAGACATGAGCATAGAAAGAAGGAGCTGCGGCAG GTTATTGCCGAAACGTTTCAGATGTCAACAGAAGACCTGCAGTCAGAAGTGGAGCGGTGGCGGCGCCTGGCTCAGGACAAGAGCAGCGAGCTGGACACTTTCCGCTCAGAGCTGGACTCCATACTGGACATCCTGAGACATCTGCAGAAACACGGAGCGGTCCTCCCCGCTCTCAAACCTGGGCGTACAGCCTGTCTCCTATAG
- the cep162 gene encoding centrosomal protein of 162 kDa isoform X4 codes for MGFFFRFSPQLRRIITMSYRRTKEELDAEFEKFLKESVSDDSVDLSSPDKQPKTRSSQKSSEKPTVSWWQDDENSSGESSKTPGGNKSAMGLDTLEEEEEKARFFAQIEAGASSAIDYSKMNRELDSSHSTFATELRKENGPAVEPSAAAVPVGESSAHSGSPQYSEDFEDEDGIKESQTKNSKLSPALVRGQLYAQSVRSEVEALQEAYRQIHSVEDCNGHCCLPLEDEGRTDKPVSPPSLPQHAQQSLQPFSTNDSDLPTEEELMRPIRAEDHTRGFTLQPVSQELRMFPRVTPSELDLEQPGQSHSRTTEPLDLDLTSSIRKEVGRLMQEQNKHFPQTLSLVGNAKKKTTSKGSSVIRSCMLSERKLPLAPSRGRFGDSKAAGKMSKAAPPKAPRSTNKSTKKQEQDSGGAAAETGVRISSELVASVQSLVAVLEQQMSSLHHAVPQDCSCTQAPPQVAVRQQFTTDSSVIEALRAQLVHKEKELQMMKDDAEEVNSLRQQNYLLQSKLRSAEEASQRGWLEAANPGAEDKIQLIEKEMKEQEMLIKGYQQENEKLYVEMKAEHSRSKANQDAMFNENQELLSQLAVTREQLRRSSRPVSNVCAMDHTKRISDLLAQINIHQQNEARLCEENSRLEQEKQSLQVELQLIKQEQQLAKAQAFSISGGDEMSELQSLQQQHREEVAAFKSKLQWFAENQELLDRDAGRLKAATAEIVQLKEQVENLKREVGKRSSDVQRKARDRPADTKKMQDLQRQVKELEQILRSRNPNSLPALIYAAATAAGGEVTSSGTHPPSTVNVLLERRIQQLESELESHDQEAKRTLRAIEQQFHQIKLRYEQQICELEQQLEQRQPPAAAATVVEAGSDAWISKCQGLEKELRHIKDRHQQKDKHLQDQIESLQQQLKHKAQPSPGRHQRQAEVALGGRIKWLNQELATKRRTIQELSRMVERLQREPRSMPSMPCQRSESHSAESRAQESAAAADGSTQAGRFPGAQYEKTYQPSVFTGSHVSELQQENEALSRRVELFQLQSEQKKEELKANAVQAKEELFRLKEEFAEQLSCVKAEHLRVLKHLQATHALEHSSSKVSELSNKLNNQEIAMKRLQQQLKELQECKEALSISRRREEALQKQLTKLLQELKEAKEAQSSEVKLLSSLERKIISMELRHEHRKKELRQVIAETFQMSTEDLQSEVERWRRLAQDKSSELDTFRSELDSILDILRHLQKHGAVLPALKPGRTACLL; via the exons ATGGGATTCTTTTTCAGGTTCAGTCCACAACTGAGGAGGATTATTACAATGTCTTACAGACGGACTAAGGAAGAGCTGGATGCTGAGTTTGAGAAGTTCCTGAAAGAG TCTGTTTCAGATGACTCGGTGGATTTAAGCAGCCCTGACAAGCAGCCCAAAACTAGAAGCAGCCAGAAATCCAGTGAGAAACCGACAGTTTCATGGTGGCAAGATGATGAAAACAGCAGTGGTG aATCATCAAAGACACCAGGTGGGAACAAGAGCGCTATGGGCCTGGACACActagaggaagaggaggagaaagccAGGTTCTTTGCACAGATAGAGGCAGGAGCTTCATCAGCTATAGATTATTCCAAAATGAACAGAGAGCTGGATTCAAGCCATTCTACCTTTGCCACTGAGCTCAG GAAAGAGAATGGGCCAGCAGTGGAGCCTTCTGCTGCAGCAGTACCTGTGGGAGAGTCTTCAG cCCACTCTGGCTCCCCACAATACAGTGAAGATTTTGAAGATGAGGATGGCATAAAAGAGTCGCAAACGAAG AACTCTAAATTGTCCCCAGCTCTTGTAAGAG GCCAGTTATATGCACAGAGTGTAAGGTCAGAGGTGGAGGCTCTTCAGGAAGCATATAGACAGATTCACTCTGTGGAGGACTGCAATGGTCACTGCTGTCTCCCTCTAGAGGATGAAGGGAGGACCGACAAGCCAGTCTCTCCACCGTCTCTTCCTCAGCATGCTCAGCAGTCTCTGCAGCCTTTTTCTACCAACGACTCAG ACTTGCCCACAGAAGAGGAGCTGATGAGGCCCATACGAGCAGAAGACCACACCAGAGGCTTTACTCTGCAGCCTGTCAG TCAGGAACTGAGGATGTTCCCACGTGTGACTCCATCAGAGCTGGACCTGGAGCAGCCTGGACAGAGCCACTCTAGAACCACAGAACCACTCGACCTTGATCTGACCTCCAGTATCAGGAAGGAAGTGGGAAGACTGATGCAGGAacagaataaacattttccCCAAACTCTCTCACTGGTTGgcaacgcaaaaaaaaaaaca ACATCCAAGGGCTCCTCTGTGATTCGTTCCTGCATGCTGTCTGAAAGGAAGCTTCCTCTTGCTCCATCCAGAGGCAGGTTCGGGGACAGCAAGGCAGCTGGGAAGATGAGCAAAGCTGCTCCACCCAAAGCCCCCCGCTCAACAaacaaatccacaaaaaaacaagaacaagatAGCGGTGGTGCTGCAG CAGAGACAGGTGTGAGGATAAGCAGTGAGCTGGTGGCGTCCGTTCAGTCCCTGGTGGCTGTCCTCGAGCAGCAGATGAGCAGTCTCCATCATGCTGTGCCTCAGGACTGCAGCTGTACACAAGCCCCTCCTCAGGTCGCAGTAAGACAACAATTCACCACA GACAGTTCTGTGATTGAGGCATTAAGAGCACAGCTGGTCCACAAGGAAAAGGAGTTGCAGATGATGAAGGATGATGCTGAGGAGGTCAACTCACTGAGACAACAGAACTACCTGCTGCAGAGCAAG CTGCGCAGTGCAGAGGAAGCCAGTCAGAGGGGATGGCTGGAGGCTGCAAATCCTGGCGCTGAGGACAAAATCCAGCTAATagagaaagaaatgaaggaGCAGGAGATGCTCATCAAAGGTTACCAGCAG GAAAATGAGAAGCTGTATGTAGAGATGAAGGCTGAGCACAGCAGGAGTAAAGCCAATCAGGACGCCATGTTTAATGAGAACCAGGAGCTGCTCAGCCAGCTGGCTGTCACCAG GGAGCAGCTGAGAAGAAGCTCCAGGCCTGTGAGCAACGTGTGTGCAATGGATCACACTAAACGCATCTCTGACTTGTTGGCTCAAATCAACATCCACCAG cagaaCGAGGCCAGACTATGTGAGGAGAACAGCAGGCTGGAGCAGGAGAAGCAGTCCCTGCAGGTGGAGCTGCAGCTGataaaacaggagcagcagTTGGCCAAAGCGCAGGCCTTCTCCATCTCAG GGGGAGATGAGATGTCTGAGCTGCAgagcctgcagcagcagcacagggaGGAGGTGGCAGCTTTCAAGAGTAAGCTGCAGTGGTTTGCAGAGAaccaggagctgctggacagAGATGCTGGCCGGCTAAAAGCAGCAACAGCTGAGATAGTCCAACTCAAAGAACAG GTGGAAAACCTGAAGAGGGAAGTAGGCAAAAGAAGCAGCGATGTGCAGAGAAAGGCCAGAGACAGACCTGCAGACACAAAGAAAATGCAGGATCTGCAGCGGCAG GTGAAGGAATTGGAGCAGATCCTGAGAAGCAGGAACCCAAACTCTCTACCAGCCCTCATCTATGCTGCAGCCACGGCCGCTGGCGGGGAGGTCACCTCCAGCGGGACGCACCCTCCCAGCACAGTCAACGTTCTTCTGGAGCGCAGGATTCAGCAGCTGGAATCTGAGCTGGAAAGTCACGATCAAGAGGCCAAGCGAACCCTGAGGGCCATAGAGCAACAGTTCCACCAGATTAAG CTGCGCTACGAGCAACAGATATGTGAactggagcagcagctggaaCAAAGACAGCCGCCCGCAGCAGCGGCCACGGTGGTGGAGGCAGGGTCAGATGCATGGATATCTAAATGTCAGGGTCTGGAAAAGGAGCTGCGGCATATAAAGGACAGACACcagcagaaagacaaacatcTGCAGGACCAGATAGagtctctgcagcagcagctcaaacACAAG GCACAGCCGAGTCCAGGGCGACACCAGCGCCAAGCTGAGGTGGCGTTAGGAGGCCGGATCAAGTGGCTGAACCAGGAGCTGGCCACTAAGAGACGCACCATTCAGGAGCTGAGCCGGATGGTAGAGAGGCTGCAGAGGGAGCCCAGGAGCATGCCGTCTATGCCCTGCCAGCGATCAGAGAGCCATTCAGCAGAGAGCAGAGCTCAGgaatctgctgctgcagcagatggCAGCACACAGGCAGGAAGGTTTCCTGGAGCTCAGTATGAGAAGACCTACCAGCCGTCTGTGTTCACAG GAAGCCAtgtctctgagctgcagcaaGAGAACGAGGCTCTGAGTCGGCGTGTGGAACTGTTCCAGCTGCAGAGTGAGCAGAAGAAGGAGGAACTGAAGGCCAACGCTGTTCAGGCAAAGGAGGAGCTGTTCAG GCTGAAAGAAGAATTTGCAGAGCAGCTCTCCTGTGTGAAGGCTGAACACCTCAGGGTGCTGAAGCATCTGCAAGCCACCCATGCCCTGGAGCACTCATCCTCCAAGGTTTCAGAACTGAGCAATAAGCTCAACAACCAGGAG ATAGCAATGAAacgcctgcagcagcagctgaaggagctgcaggaatGTAAAGAGGCTCTCTCCATCTCCAGGCGCAGAGAAGAAGCTCTGCAGAAGCAG TTAACCAAACTGCTGCAGGAGCTGAAGGAAGCTAAAGAAGCTCAGAGCTCTGAGGTGAAACTTCTGAGCAGTCTGGAGAGGAAGATCATTAGCATGGAGCTCAGACATGAGCATAGAAAGAAGGAGCTGCGGCAG GTTATTGCCGAAACGTTTCAGATGTCAACAGAAGACCTGCAGTCAGAAGTGGAGCGGTGGCGGCGCCTGGCTCAGGACAAGAGCAGCGAGCTGGACACTTTCCGCTCAGAGCTGGACTCCATACTGGACATCCTGAGACATCTGCAGAAACACGGAGCGGTCCTCCCCGCTCTCAAACCTGGGCGTACAGCCTGTCTCCTATAG
- the cep162 gene encoding centrosomal protein of 162 kDa isoform X9, translating to MGFFFRFSPQLRRIITMSYRRTKEELDAEFEKFLKESVSDDSVDLSSPDKQPKTRSSQKSSEKPTVSWWQDDENSSGESSKTPGGNKSAMGLDTLEEEEEKARFFAQIEAGASSAIDYSKMNRELDSSHSTFATELRKENGPAVEPSAAAVPVGESSGRRAVLTNNPVRDSGFPHHFFLSAHSGSPQYSEDFEDEDGIKESQTKNSKLSPALVRGQLYAQSVRSEVEALQEAYRQIHSVEDCNGHCCLPLEDEGRTDKPVSPPSLPQHAQQSLQPFSTNDSDLPTEEELMRPIRAEDHTRGFTLQPVSQELRMFPRVTPSELDLEQPGQSHSRTTEPLDLDLTSSIRKEVGRLMQEQNKHFPQTLSLVGNAKKKTTSKGSSVIRSCMLSERKLPLAPSRGRFGDSKAAGKMSKAAPPKAPRSTNKSTKKQEQDSGGAAAETGVRISSELVASVQSLVAVLEQQMSSLHHAVPQDCSCTQAPPQVAVRQQFTTDSSVIEALRAQLVHKEKELQMMKDDAEEVNSLRQQNYLLQSKLRSAEEASQRGWLEAANPGAEDKIQLIEKEMKEQEMLIKGYQQENEKLYVEMKAEHSRSKANQDAMFNENQELLSQLAVTREQLRRSSRPVSNVCAMDHTKRISDLLAQINIHQQNEARLCEENSRLEQEKQSLQVELQLIKQEQQLAKAQAFSISGGDEMSELQSLQQQHREEVAAFKSKLQWFAENQELLDRDAGRLKAATAEIVQLKEQVENLKREVGKRSSDVQRKARDRPADTKKMQDLQRQVKELEQILRSRNPNSLPALIYAAATAAGGEVTSSGTHPPSTVNVLLERRIQQLESELESHDQEAKRTLRAIEQQFHQIKLRYEQQICELEQQLEQRQPPAAAATVVEAGSDAWISKCQGLEKELRHIKDRHQQKDKHLQDQIESLQQQLKHKAQPSPGRHQRQAEVALGGRIKWLNQELATKRRTIQELSRMVERLQREPRSMPSMPCQRSESHSAESRAQESAAAADGSTQAGRFPGAQYEKTYQPSVFTVRMTKSFRYSQIQNLSALLEP from the exons ATGGGATTCTTTTTCAGGTTCAGTCCACAACTGAGGAGGATTATTACAATGTCTTACAGACGGACTAAGGAAGAGCTGGATGCTGAGTTTGAGAAGTTCCTGAAAGAG TCTGTTTCAGATGACTCGGTGGATTTAAGCAGCCCTGACAAGCAGCCCAAAACTAGAAGCAGCCAGAAATCCAGTGAGAAACCGACAGTTTCATGGTGGCAAGATGATGAAAACAGCAGTGGTG aATCATCAAAGACACCAGGTGGGAACAAGAGCGCTATGGGCCTGGACACActagaggaagaggaggagaaagccAGGTTCTTTGCACAGATAGAGGCAGGAGCTTCATCAGCTATAGATTATTCCAAAATGAACAGAGAGCTGGATTCAAGCCATTCTACCTTTGCCACTGAGCTCAG GAAAGAGAATGGGCCAGCAGTGGAGCCTTCTGCTGCAGCAGTACCTGTGGGAGAGTCTTCAGGTAGGAGGGCAGTTCTGACGAACAACCCTGTTAGAGACTCTGGGTTTCCTCAtcacttttttctctcagcCCACTCTGGCTCCCCACAATACAGTGAAGATTTTGAAGATGAGGATGGCATAAAAGAGTCGCAAACGAAG AACTCTAAATTGTCCCCAGCTCTTGTAAGAG GCCAGTTATATGCACAGAGTGTAAGGTCAGAGGTGGAGGCTCTTCAGGAAGCATATAGACAGATTCACTCTGTGGAGGACTGCAATGGTCACTGCTGTCTCCCTCTAGAGGATGAAGGGAGGACCGACAAGCCAGTCTCTCCACCGTCTCTTCCTCAGCATGCTCAGCAGTCTCTGCAGCCTTTTTCTACCAACGACTCAG ACTTGCCCACAGAAGAGGAGCTGATGAGGCCCATACGAGCAGAAGACCACACCAGAGGCTTTACTCTGCAGCCTGTCAG TCAGGAACTGAGGATGTTCCCACGTGTGACTCCATCAGAGCTGGACCTGGAGCAGCCTGGACAGAGCCACTCTAGAACCACAGAACCACTCGACCTTGATCTGACCTCCAGTATCAGGAAGGAAGTGGGAAGACTGATGCAGGAacagaataaacattttccCCAAACTCTCTCACTGGTTGgcaacgcaaaaaaaaaaaca ACATCCAAGGGCTCCTCTGTGATTCGTTCCTGCATGCTGTCTGAAAGGAAGCTTCCTCTTGCTCCATCCAGAGGCAGGTTCGGGGACAGCAAGGCAGCTGGGAAGATGAGCAAAGCTGCTCCACCCAAAGCCCCCCGCTCAACAaacaaatccacaaaaaaacaagaacaagatAGCGGTGGTGCTGCAG CAGAGACAGGTGTGAGGATAAGCAGTGAGCTGGTGGCGTCCGTTCAGTCCCTGGTGGCTGTCCTCGAGCAGCAGATGAGCAGTCTCCATCATGCTGTGCCTCAGGACTGCAGCTGTACACAAGCCCCTCCTCAGGTCGCAGTAAGACAACAATTCACCACA GACAGTTCTGTGATTGAGGCATTAAGAGCACAGCTGGTCCACAAGGAAAAGGAGTTGCAGATGATGAAGGATGATGCTGAGGAGGTCAACTCACTGAGACAACAGAACTACCTGCTGCAGAGCAAG CTGCGCAGTGCAGAGGAAGCCAGTCAGAGGGGATGGCTGGAGGCTGCAAATCCTGGCGCTGAGGACAAAATCCAGCTAATagagaaagaaatgaaggaGCAGGAGATGCTCATCAAAGGTTACCAGCAG GAAAATGAGAAGCTGTATGTAGAGATGAAGGCTGAGCACAGCAGGAGTAAAGCCAATCAGGACGCCATGTTTAATGAGAACCAGGAGCTGCTCAGCCAGCTGGCTGTCACCAG GGAGCAGCTGAGAAGAAGCTCCAGGCCTGTGAGCAACGTGTGTGCAATGGATCACACTAAACGCATCTCTGACTTGTTGGCTCAAATCAACATCCACCAG cagaaCGAGGCCAGACTATGTGAGGAGAACAGCAGGCTGGAGCAGGAGAAGCAGTCCCTGCAGGTGGAGCTGCAGCTGataaaacaggagcagcagTTGGCCAAAGCGCAGGCCTTCTCCATCTCAG GGGGAGATGAGATGTCTGAGCTGCAgagcctgcagcagcagcacagggaGGAGGTGGCAGCTTTCAAGAGTAAGCTGCAGTGGTTTGCAGAGAaccaggagctgctggacagAGATGCTGGCCGGCTAAAAGCAGCAACAGCTGAGATAGTCCAACTCAAAGAACAG GTGGAAAACCTGAAGAGGGAAGTAGGCAAAAGAAGCAGCGATGTGCAGAGAAAGGCCAGAGACAGACCTGCAGACACAAAGAAAATGCAGGATCTGCAGCGGCAG GTGAAGGAATTGGAGCAGATCCTGAGAAGCAGGAACCCAAACTCTCTACCAGCCCTCATCTATGCTGCAGCCACGGCCGCTGGCGGGGAGGTCACCTCCAGCGGGACGCACCCTCCCAGCACAGTCAACGTTCTTCTGGAGCGCAGGATTCAGCAGCTGGAATCTGAGCTGGAAAGTCACGATCAAGAGGCCAAGCGAACCCTGAGGGCCATAGAGCAACAGTTCCACCAGATTAAG CTGCGCTACGAGCAACAGATATGTGAactggagcagcagctggaaCAAAGACAGCCGCCCGCAGCAGCGGCCACGGTGGTGGAGGCAGGGTCAGATGCATGGATATCTAAATGTCAGGGTCTGGAAAAGGAGCTGCGGCATATAAAGGACAGACACcagcagaaagacaaacatcTGCAGGACCAGATAGagtctctgcagcagcagctcaaacACAAG GCACAGCCGAGTCCAGGGCGACACCAGCGCCAAGCTGAGGTGGCGTTAGGAGGCCGGATCAAGTGGCTGAACCAGGAGCTGGCCACTAAGAGACGCACCATTCAGGAGCTGAGCCGGATGGTAGAGAGGCTGCAGAGGGAGCCCAGGAGCATGCCGTCTATGCCCTGCCAGCGATCAGAGAGCCATTCAGCAGAGAGCAGAGCTCAGgaatctgctgctgcagcagatggCAGCACACAGGCAGGAAGGTTTCCTGGAGCTCAGTATGAGAAGACCTACCAGCCGTCTGTGTTCACAG TGCGGATGACTAAAAGTTTCCGGTACTCTCAAATCCAAAATTTGTCAGCACTCTTAGAGCCATAA